A DNA window from Nitrospira sp. contains the following coding sequences:
- a CDS encoding BFN domain-containing protein (MaGe:77308675), translated as MTMSDSILSNNSDLIPLSVSRVVEDANTDTRILVLTRIDDQDTFTIWIGAPEGDSIRRALDSATPPRPMSHDLIKSFGEHFGIATKRVVLTDVKSSTYYATIFLENNGVERSIDARPSDAIALALRTHAPIYTTQDVWKRRSGQHLDAWLAKLDTKDIDTQEV; from the coding sequence GTGACCATGAGCGACTCCATACTCTCAAACAATTCCGACCTCATTCCACTATCGGTAAGCCGTGTCGTTGAAGACGCCAATACAGATACCAGGATTCTCGTCTTGACCAGAATCGACGATCAAGACACCTTCACGATTTGGATCGGCGCCCCCGAAGGCGACTCGATTCGCCGCGCCTTGGATTCGGCCACGCCCCCCCGGCCGATGAGCCACGATTTAATCAAGAGCTTCGGCGAACACTTCGGCATTGCAACTAAACGAGTTGTCCTGACCGATGTGAAAAGCAGCACGTATTACGCTACCATTTTTCTAGAGAACAACGGAGTGGAGCGGTCGATCGATGCCCGGCCCAGCGATGCCATCGCCCTGGCCCTTCGAACGCACGCACCGATCTATACCACTCAGGACGTGTGGAAACGGCGCAGCGGGCAACACCTAGATGCCTGGCTCGCGAAGCTCGATACCAAAGATATCGACACACAAGAAGTCTAG
- a CDS encoding N-acetyl-gamma-glutamyl-phosphate reductase (MaGe:77308678), whose translation MPKKFRIAIAGASGYAGAELVRLAAAHPYFDIAAVTSEKSAGQPVASVFPSLTGVVQHKFESLAPEALAEQADALFLALPHTKSQEPVALCIKAGKLVVDLSADYRLKNVAAYEQWYQTPHAHPELLQEAVYGLPELHRSAIAKAKLVASPGCYPTAAILQLAPLFAKGLVQLDSIVIDAKSGISGAGRSPALPYHFPEAHESLEPYKIGAHRHIPEIEQELSGALGTPGAVTIAFTPHLVPMNRGILSTAYCKLNTDIKLPELRALYREFYQGERFIRLYEDLVPNPRYIKGSNFCDIGVYADRRAGWVVTVASVDNLVKGAAGQAIQAMNLMMRLPEETGLTAPGSYP comes from the coding sequence ATGCCAAAGAAATTTCGCATCGCGATCGCAGGAGCCAGTGGTTATGCCGGAGCGGAACTCGTCCGCCTGGCCGCCGCGCACCCCTACTTTGACATCGCCGCGGTGACCTCTGAGAAATCGGCCGGCCAACCCGTCGCCTCTGTATTCCCCAGTCTCACCGGCGTCGTGCAACACAAGTTCGAATCGCTGGCGCCAGAAGCCCTGGCCGAACAGGCCGACGCTCTGTTCCTCGCGCTGCCTCATACGAAATCGCAAGAGCCGGTTGCACTCTGCATAAAAGCAGGCAAGCTGGTTGTGGATCTGAGCGCAGACTACCGGCTCAAGAATGTGGCGGCATACGAACAGTGGTACCAGACGCCTCATGCCCACCCTGAGCTGCTTCAAGAAGCCGTCTACGGATTGCCGGAACTCCATCGAAGCGCCATCGCGAAAGCGAAGTTAGTCGCATCGCCAGGTTGCTACCCGACCGCCGCCATCTTGCAACTGGCGCCGCTCTTTGCCAAAGGACTTGTCCAGCTCGATTCCATTGTCATCGATGCGAAATCAGGAATCTCCGGAGCGGGACGGAGTCCGGCCCTGCCCTATCACTTTCCGGAAGCCCATGAATCGTTAGAGCCCTATAAGATCGGTGCGCACCGCCATATTCCAGAAATCGAGCAGGAACTCTCCGGCGCCTTGGGAACGCCCGGTGCGGTCACCATCGCCTTTACCCCGCATCTCGTCCCGATGAATCGGGGTATTCTGAGCACCGCCTACTGCAAACTGAACACCGATATCAAGCTCCCAGAATTACGCGCGCTGTATCGGGAATTCTATCAAGGCGAGCGGTTTATCCGTCTCTACGAAGACCTCGTTCCCAATCCCCGTTACATCAAGGGGTCGAACTTTTGCGACATCGGCGTCTATGCGGACCGGCGCGCCGGATGGGTTGTCACCGTTGCGTCCGTGGATAATCTGGTCAAGGGCGCCGCCGGGCAAGCCATTCAAGCCATGAATCTGATGATGAGACTTCCTGAAGAAACAGGGCTCACGGCGCCGGGCAGTTATCCTTAA
- a CDS encoding Elongation factor Ts (MaGe:77308681): MAGSSQLVKELREKTGAGILDCQKALTENGDDVEKAIDYLRQKGLAAAAKKAGRETNQGLIHSYIHMGGKIGVLIEVNCETDFVARNEEFKAFVNDLALQIAAAKPSYVKREDIPADLVEREKAIFEGQAKELGKPPAAWPKIIEGKLEKFYQENCLLEQSFIKDPTVTVKDLVAQKISKIGENMNIRRFTRFQLGEA; encoded by the coding sequence ATGGCAGGATCAAGTCAGCTCGTAAAAGAACTTCGTGAAAAAACCGGCGCCGGCATCCTGGATTGCCAGAAAGCATTGACTGAAAACGGCGACGATGTCGAAAAGGCCATCGATTATCTCCGCCAAAAAGGCCTGGCGGCGGCGGCCAAGAAGGCCGGGCGTGAAACGAATCAAGGATTGATCCATTCCTACATCCATATGGGTGGAAAGATCGGCGTCCTGATCGAAGTAAACTGCGAGACAGACTTTGTGGCGCGCAACGAAGAGTTCAAGGCCTTTGTGAACGATCTTGCCCTCCAAATTGCCGCGGCAAAACCGTCGTACGTCAAGCGCGAGGATATTCCAGCGGACTTAGTCGAGCGAGAGAAAGCTATTTTCGAAGGCCAGGCCAAGGAATTGGGAAAGCCCCCGGCCGCCTGGCCGAAGATCATTGAAGGCAAGCTGGAAAAATTCTATCAGGAAAACTGCCTGCTGGAACAATCCTTCATCAAGGATCCGACCGTCACCGTCAAGGATCTGGTTGCCCAAAAGATTTCCAAGATCGGTGAGAACATGAACATCCGGCGGTTCACCCGCTTTCAGTTAGGCGAAGCATGA
- a CDS encoding Alanine racemase (MaGe:77308684) produces MPTISPFSPTYATVDLSALIHNLTQLRGLLSPGCEIMAVVKANAYGHGAVEVSRALIAQGVGRVAVVSIDEGIALRAAGIAVPIVILGPLFPKQVGDLIAHRLTPVISDRSLIPALTQATASLAAPYPIHLKVETGMGRLGLAMDELLALIDSGDLPPSLNIEGLLTHFADSDGLTSEQTEHQLTLFQKTVSGLTARGISIPLIHAANSGGTVRYPRSHYSLIRPGIMLYGYHTLPVSVPAPDLKPVLSLQSSIAQVRAIPTGGTISYNATFVAKRPTRVAVLPIGYADGFNRRLSNRGEVLVQGRRAKVIGTVCMDMVMIDVTDIPDTTVGDEVVLIGRQGADRITAADLAEWTGTIAYETLCAIGARVPRRYRALPEPAASPH; encoded by the coding sequence GTGCCGACTATTTCACCATTCTCTCCGACCTACGCAACCGTCGATCTCTCCGCCCTCATCCATAATCTGACGCAATTGCGCGGCCTGCTCTCGCCAGGATGCGAGATCATGGCCGTCGTCAAGGCCAATGCGTACGGACACGGCGCCGTCGAAGTGTCGCGGGCGCTCATCGCACAGGGAGTCGGCCGCGTCGCGGTTGTCTCAATCGACGAAGGCATTGCACTCCGTGCTGCCGGCATCGCCGTTCCTATTGTCATTCTTGGGCCGCTCTTCCCGAAGCAGGTCGGCGACCTCATTGCTCATCGACTAACACCGGTTATCAGCGACCGTTCGTTGATTCCAGCCCTGACACAGGCCACCGCCTCGCTCGCAGCGCCCTACCCAATTCATCTCAAAGTAGAAACAGGCATGGGCCGTCTCGGACTGGCCATGGACGAACTGCTGGCCCTCATCGATTCAGGCGACCTGCCACCGTCGCTCAACATTGAAGGGCTGCTGACCCACTTTGCCGATTCCGACGGTCTCACGTCGGAACAAACCGAACATCAGTTGACGCTCTTTCAAAAAACCGTGAGCGGCCTCACGGCCCGCGGCATTTCTATTCCGTTGATTCATGCGGCGAACAGCGGCGGCACCGTTCGCTATCCGCGGTCGCACTATTCGCTCATCCGCCCCGGCATCATGCTCTACGGATACCACACCTTGCCGGTATCCGTTCCGGCACCAGACCTCAAGCCGGTCCTATCTTTACAGAGCAGTATTGCGCAGGTCCGGGCCATTCCGACCGGGGGCACCATCAGCTATAACGCCACCTTTGTCGCCAAGCGGCCGACCCGTGTCGCCGTCCTCCCAATCGGTTATGCCGACGGATTCAATCGAAGACTGTCCAACCGAGGAGAAGTCCTCGTCCAGGGGCGGCGCGCCAAAGTGATCGGCACCGTCTGTATGGATATGGTGATGATCGATGTGACGGATATTCCGGACACGACCGTCGGAGACGAGGTCGTCCTAATTGGCCGCCAGGGAGCCGATCGGATTACCGCGGCCGATCTGGCCGAATGGACTGGCACCATCGCATACGAAACGCTCTGCGCCATCGGCGCGCGCGTCCCGCGCCGCTATCGAGCGCTGCCTGAGCCAGCTGCATCGCCTCATTAA
- a CDS encoding Long-chain fatty acid transporter (MaGe:77308685): MTQLRGVQLLAGGLLTGGTTSFTSASGANATGNRDGSLAWPAPAHLFITANLGDLGVTSLSGLTLGIGLTSPFGSVSRYPDNGPQRFKATFSAMPLISIKPTMAYQVTRDLSLGLGMDIYTFSDMLGEGHFEKQFISTGAVPVFGSAGQQAELYGKGTAVGYNVSLLYTALRNGDGQPIANIGLVYRNQVALPLNGGILANGVKTSDASATFVLPQVFTGAIAIWPTRTAEREWKLELDVDYVGWKSVRNLDIYLGNGSVVPQPQNWRSTYTVMIGTEYRWLKMDSLPEWEMAVRAGYTNSPTQIPDLTFDPTIPSADVHIPAVGFGLVCKEGGTIFGIRCGDFGVGPIKPKAVGLDLSYQASIYEQRTVSCGCALAAAVNGLYRTTYHSGGISFRVNF; the protein is encoded by the coding sequence ATGACACAGTTGCGTGGTGTGCAACTGTTGGCCGGAGGATTGTTGACCGGCGGAACAACCAGTTTCACGAGTGCCTCCGGAGCCAACGCCACGGGGAACCGCGATGGGAGTTTGGCCTGGCCGGCGCCGGCGCATTTGTTTATCACAGCGAACCTCGGCGATCTTGGCGTGACGAGCTTGAGCGGGCTGACTCTCGGGATCGGTCTGACCTCGCCGTTCGGTTCCGTGAGCCGGTATCCGGACAACGGTCCGCAACGGTTTAAGGCGACGTTTTCCGCGATGCCGTTGATCAGTATCAAGCCTACGATGGCCTATCAAGTGACGCGGGATCTCTCGTTGGGACTTGGGATGGATATCTATACCTTCTCCGATATGTTGGGGGAGGGGCATTTCGAGAAGCAGTTTATTTCAACCGGCGCGGTGCCGGTGTTCGGTTCGGCTGGGCAACAAGCAGAGCTGTACGGCAAAGGGACAGCGGTTGGATATAACGTGAGCCTGCTCTATACCGCTCTGAGGAACGGCGATGGACAACCCATCGCCAATATCGGGTTGGTCTATCGGAATCAGGTGGCGCTGCCGTTGAACGGAGGCATTCTCGCCAACGGGGTGAAGACCTCGGATGCGTCGGCGACGTTTGTGCTGCCGCAAGTCTTCACCGGCGCGATTGCCATCTGGCCGACGAGAACGGCCGAACGTGAATGGAAGCTGGAGTTGGATGTGGATTATGTCGGATGGAAATCCGTCAGGAATTTGGATATCTATCTGGGTAATGGGTCGGTCGTTCCACAGCCGCAAAACTGGCGCAGTACGTATACGGTGATGATTGGGACCGAGTACCGGTGGCTGAAGATGGACTCGTTGCCGGAGTGGGAAATGGCGGTGCGCGCCGGGTATACCAATTCACCGACGCAAATTCCCGATCTCACATTCGATCCCACTATTCCATCCGCCGATGTCCATATTCCAGCGGTGGGATTCGGGCTGGTCTGCAAGGAGGGGGGGACGATTTTCGGCATCCGTTGCGGCGATTTTGGAGTCGGGCCGATCAAGCCGAAAGCGGTGGGACTTGATCTGTCGTACCAGGCTTCCATCTATGAACAGCGGACGGTGAGTTGCGGCTGCGCGCTGGCGGCTGCGGTGAATGGACTCTATCGCACGACCTATCACAGCGGCGGGATTTCGTTCAGAGTGAATTTTTAA
- a CDS encoding Hybrid sensor histidine kinase/response regulator (MaGe:77308686) codes for MSVQPLGGIEPAVMPLVELLPKERRILDRPFMEFRPFGLDEQGQTIRDLSGMSIRAVILDLEKTLTRERGEGAGSEAVNELCVLLNWRIKDSVYHVTPEFLKNPWNSYSYEFAAYLYEFCELLTGDPNFLFTGGMEKMSPIIQVLARPFSLEQIYGMFPYFGNKFASGSVECRVVEVTQGSATLAMRFSDRTLRQFGPFRRRCTYLVCQSAQGIFAAVPARVHGLPPATLTNLSCVSNDDDWCRWLIRWQSDGPARRKQRAQSLAALPVPSELASCDALSVEPRQGLSQNEPVWAGWGNPGAKRQSHWILWSGLIGLCLAGGLWALVPGLGPIEMALAGFSPVMAAGWLMQHCLRKESQQREALIHEQIAFVESRHEELREAYLGQEQTRVELRRKVTQLTVLHQAGLLFSATLDRDTLLERVLETLTKDLHYDRAMVSMFDPLRSVIRHVRVIGASEEVLAYSQNCEVPVTDRNSPEGMAVLQGLPLLIEDVQSISQKLHPVNQRLAELSRTKSLIIVPLKAKDHILGILTVDRTHEPSLTKDDLELMTTLANQVAIALDNAAAYQQIEEWNVGLELKVRERTEALEQADRLRSQFLSHVSHELRTPMTSIKGFVQNLLDGLTGPLNEKQQRYLLRMLDNSDRLIRMIEDLLDRTRIEAGRLEVHPVDVDLESCLMDAIEQLRPLASAKRQRLGITARDARVEVWADRDRLIQVAVNLIQNAVKYTPEDGEVTVAIESSSPRFVRILVRDTGPGIPVEDLEKIFDPFFRVQQGQRSGPKGLGLGLSIVKTLVELQGGSVSAKNCFTGGAEVSFTLPLRSTPPSAPSSPPIAVQRVLVADGDPDIRQWLFDRLKASGYCPEASMDGQEALATIQSTSYVGVLLDIDLGQMDGLNLLQQIRLKHPEIPVIVMTASGSQELAVQAIGMGAQAYLLKPFDADALRAAMARWFQ; via the coding sequence ATGTCTGTGCAGCCATTGGGCGGGATCGAGCCCGCGGTGATGCCGCTGGTCGAGCTCTTACCCAAAGAACGCAGGATTCTTGACCGGCCGTTCATGGAATTTCGCCCGTTCGGGTTGGACGAGCAGGGCCAGACGATCAGGGATCTGAGCGGGATGAGCATCAGGGCGGTGATTCTCGACCTGGAGAAGACATTGACTCGTGAACGGGGAGAAGGCGCCGGCTCGGAGGCGGTCAATGAATTATGCGTGCTGTTGAATTGGCGCATTAAAGATTCGGTCTATCATGTCACGCCTGAGTTTCTGAAGAACCCCTGGAATAGCTACTCCTACGAATTTGCCGCCTATCTCTACGAGTTCTGCGAACTGTTGACCGGCGATCCGAACTTTCTCTTTACGGGCGGAATGGAAAAAATGTCGCCGATCATCCAGGTCTTGGCGCGTCCATTCTCGCTCGAACAGATTTACGGCATGTTCCCCTATTTCGGGAATAAATTTGCCTCGGGCTCGGTCGAATGCCGGGTGGTCGAGGTGACGCAGGGATCCGCCACGCTCGCCATGCGGTTTTCAGACCGGACGCTGCGCCAGTTCGGGCCTTTCAGGCGGCGCTGTACCTATTTGGTCTGCCAGTCTGCCCAAGGGATTTTTGCGGCGGTTCCGGCGCGCGTGCATGGACTGCCTCCAGCGACATTGACGAATCTCTCCTGTGTGTCCAACGACGATGACTGGTGTCGATGGCTCATTCGGTGGCAATCCGACGGGCCGGCACGCAGGAAGCAACGCGCGCAGTCTCTGGCGGCGTTGCCGGTGCCGTCCGAGTTGGCTTCCTGCGATGCCCTTTCGGTTGAGCCCAGACAGGGGCTTTCTCAGAATGAACCGGTGTGGGCTGGTTGGGGCAACCCGGGAGCGAAGCGCCAGTCGCATTGGATCCTGTGGAGCGGCCTGATCGGGTTGTGCCTGGCAGGAGGGCTGTGGGCGCTGGTGCCAGGGCTGGGGCCCATCGAGATGGCGCTGGCTGGATTCAGCCCGGTCATGGCAGCCGGATGGTTGATGCAGCATTGTTTGCGCAAGGAAAGCCAGCAGCGCGAGGCGCTCATTCACGAGCAGATCGCCTTCGTTGAGTCGCGGCATGAGGAGTTGCGCGAGGCCTATTTAGGGCAGGAGCAGACGCGGGTCGAGTTGCGGCGGAAGGTAACGCAATTGACGGTGTTGCATCAAGCCGGCCTGCTGTTCAGCGCGACGCTGGACCGAGACACGTTGCTGGAGCGCGTCTTGGAAACGCTGACGAAGGATTTGCACTACGACCGTGCCATGGTTTCGATGTTCGATCCGTTGCGTTCGGTCATTCGGCATGTGCGTGTGATCGGCGCGTCCGAGGAAGTCTTAGCCTACTCGCAGAATTGCGAGGTGCCGGTGACGGACCGGAACAGTCCGGAGGGGATGGCGGTGCTGCAAGGCCTTCCGCTGTTGATCGAGGATGTGCAATCGATCAGTCAGAAGCTCCACCCGGTCAATCAACGGTTGGCGGAGTTGAGCCGGACGAAGTCTCTGATCATCGTCCCGTTGAAGGCCAAAGACCATATCCTGGGGATTCTGACGGTCGATCGGACGCACGAGCCGAGCCTGACGAAGGACGATCTTGAGTTGATGACCACGCTGGCGAATCAAGTGGCGATCGCGCTGGATAATGCGGCGGCCTATCAACAGATCGAGGAGTGGAATGTTGGATTGGAATTGAAAGTGCGCGAGCGTACGGAGGCGCTGGAGCAGGCCGACCGGCTGCGGTCGCAGTTTCTGTCCCATGTCTCGCACGAGCTGCGCACGCCGATGACGTCGATCAAGGGGTTTGTGCAGAATCTTCTGGATGGACTGACCGGTCCGCTGAACGAGAAACAGCAGCGGTATTTGCTGCGGATGCTGGATAATTCAGACCGGCTGATCCGGATGATCGAAGACCTTCTGGATCGGACTCGGATCGAAGCCGGCCGGCTGGAGGTGCATCCGGTCGATGTGGATCTGGAGTCTTGCTTGATGGACGCGATTGAGCAATTACGTCCCTTGGCTTCCGCCAAGCGACAGCGATTGGGGATCACGGCGCGAGATGCCCGGGTCGAGGTCTGGGCCGACCGCGATCGCTTGATTCAGGTGGCGGTGAATTTGATTCAGAATGCCGTCAAGTATACGCCGGAGGACGGTGAAGTGACGGTGGCCATCGAATCGTCGAGCCCGCGGTTTGTCCGCATTTTGGTCCGGGACACGGGGCCGGGGATTCCGGTGGAGGATCTCGAGAAGATTTTCGATCCGTTTTTTCGGGTGCAGCAGGGACAGCGAAGCGGACCTAAGGGGCTTGGGTTGGGGCTCTCCATCGTGAAAACGCTCGTCGAGCTGCAAGGGGGCAGTGTCTCGGCCAAAAACTGTTTTACAGGAGGAGCGGAAGTCTCATTTACATTGCCTCTCCGCTCAACGCCTCCCTCGGCGCCGTCTAGCCCGCCGATTGCCGTGCAGCGAGTGCTCGTCGCCGACGGCGATCCGGATATTCGGCAGTGGCTGTTCGACCGGTTGAAGGCCAGCGGATATTGCCCGGAAGCTTCGATGGACGGGCAGGAGGCGCTGGCGACGATCCAATCGACCAGCTATGTTGGGGTTCTTCTCGACATTGACCTGGGTCAGATGGATGGATTGAACTTGCTGCAGCAGATTCGATTGAAGCACCCCGAGATTCCCGTCATCGTCATGACGGCGTCAGGCTCTCAGGAGCTGGCAGTTCAGGCGATCGGGATGGGAGCGCAGGCGTATTTACTCAAGCCGTTCGATGCGGATGCGTTGCGTGCTGCGATGGCGCGCTGGTTTCAATAA
- a CDS encoding ThiamineBP domain-containing protein (MaGe:77308687), producing MVLLEFSMSPLGKGESVGKYVARSLDIIDKSGVDYRLNPMGTVLEGEWDEVFGVVKKCYERMRKDCGRISCTIKVDYRKAAKGRLSSKVASIEKQLKRRVKQ from the coding sequence ATGGTGTTGCTTGAATTCAGTATGTCTCCGCTGGGCAAAGGGGAGAGTGTTGGAAAATATGTCGCTCGCTCGCTCGATATCATCGACAAGAGCGGCGTGGATTATCGGCTCAATCCGATGGGCACAGTGCTGGAAGGCGAGTGGGATGAAGTCTTCGGGGTTGTGAAGAAGTGCTATGAACGGATGCGGAAAGACTGTGGCCGAATTTCCTGCACGATCAAAGTCGATTATCGGAAAGCAGCCAAGGGCCGGCTGTCCAGCAAAGTAGCCAGTATCGAGAAGCAGCTCAAACGCCGGGTGAAGCAGTAA
- a CDS encoding Siroheme synthase / Precorrin-2 oxidase (MaGe:77308688): MAPNPGFPLVLDVKGFSVLVLGGDEEAAEKSQRLLESGAKVTVISPTLHDTLKQLAASAKVIHRGRHFRETDLEHTILVLNTIRGDRDFARMLLGKAREKGFLLWSTDMPELSTVTMPAVVAVGHARVAISSSGVAPALSGFMKEDLERILDEEFSTFVDWLGHLREQAKANVPDAEKRRALLREALDGFRLLGKVQYPKVWQEERARQAAAGAAASAAKTT; encoded by the coding sequence ATGGCTCCCAATCCTGGTTTTCCCTTGGTGCTCGATGTGAAGGGCTTTTCCGTCCTGGTGCTTGGCGGCGATGAAGAAGCGGCGGAGAAGTCGCAACGGCTGCTCGAATCCGGCGCCAAGGTGACGGTGATCAGTCCGACTTTGCATGACACGTTGAAGCAATTGGCCGCCTCCGCGAAAGTCATCCATCGCGGCCGGCATTTTCGCGAGACCGATCTGGAGCATACGATTCTGGTATTGAATACGATCCGCGGAGATCGGGATTTTGCCAGGATGTTGCTGGGGAAGGCTCGAGAGAAGGGATTTCTCCTGTGGTCGACGGATATGCCGGAATTGTCCACGGTCACGATGCCGGCGGTGGTGGCGGTTGGGCATGCCCGGGTCGCGATCAGCAGCAGCGGGGTGGCGCCGGCCTTGTCGGGCTTTATGAAAGAAGATTTGGAACGCATTCTCGATGAGGAGTTTTCGACTTTTGTCGATTGGCTTGGACATCTCCGCGAGCAGGCGAAGGCCAATGTGCCGGATGCGGAAAAACGGCGCGCCCTATTGCGTGAAGCGCTGGATGGATTTCGTCTGTTGGGCAAGGTGCAATATCCGAAGGTGTGGCAGGAAGAGCGGGCTCGCCAGGCGGCGGCAGGAGCGGCGGCATCGGCGGCGAAAACCACATAA
- a CDS encoding hypothetical protein (Evidence 4 : Unknown function but conserved in other organisms; MaGe:77308689) — translation MAGMSGKAIGMAGSIIGLAALAAWLGLAHSCDPATGEPVVAGRVTIAANLADQVKPTDVLFVIVKRPQGPPRPIAAKRIDHPTFPASFEITNADVMVEGSELRGMVDIVARLDRDGQAGPAQPGDIEGRYAKNPTLPGGRDFEIVLDTVK, via the coding sequence ATGGCCGGCATGTCGGGGAAAGCCATCGGAATGGCAGGGAGTATCATTGGATTGGCAGCGCTGGCCGCCTGGCTCGGCCTCGCTCATAGCTGCGATCCAGCCACCGGAGAACCGGTCGTCGCAGGGCGAGTAACCATCGCGGCGAATCTGGCCGATCAGGTCAAGCCGACCGACGTGCTCTTCGTGATTGTAAAGCGCCCTCAGGGCCCGCCCCGTCCCATCGCCGCCAAACGCATCGACCATCCGACATTCCCCGCCTCCTTTGAAATCACCAACGCCGACGTGATGGTAGAAGGCTCGGAGCTGCGCGGCATGGTCGATATCGTGGCCCGGCTCGACCGCGACGGCCAGGCCGGCCCAGCCCAGCCAGGCGACATCGAAGGACGCTACGCCAAGAACCCCACTCTCCCGGGCGGACGAGACTTCGAGATTGTCCTGGATACGGTGAAATAG
- a CDS encoding HNH endonuclease (MaGe:77308690) yields the protein MEMTLLLNSTYEPLRVVHWQKAIALLWQGKVEVLEVYDREIHGISLSIKLPAVMRLLKLVRLKDSHRAVKFSRINIFTRDGYTCQYCNRKFRTEELTFDHVIPIAKGGKKTWENITTACWRCNNKKSGRTPDEAGMRLKKKPVKPRWSPVITITIGIRNTPESWRDYLYWNMELDADPAET from the coding sequence ATGGAAATGACTCTCCTGCTCAACTCGACGTACGAACCGCTGCGCGTGGTTCACTGGCAAAAAGCCATTGCCCTGCTGTGGCAAGGTAAAGTCGAAGTCCTCGAAGTCTACGACCGTGAAATTCACGGCATCTCTCTCTCGATTAAACTCCCTGCGGTCATGCGGCTTCTCAAGCTGGTGCGTCTGAAAGACAGCCACCGAGCGGTGAAGTTTTCCCGCATCAATATTTTTACGCGCGATGGCTATACCTGCCAGTATTGCAATCGGAAGTTTCGAACGGAAGAGCTGACTTTCGACCACGTCATTCCTATTGCCAAAGGCGGAAAGAAGACATGGGAAAATATCACCACGGCCTGCTGGCGTTGCAATAATAAGAAGAGCGGACGGACGCCGGATGAAGCTGGGATGCGTTTGAAGAAGAAACCGGTGAAGCCGCGCTGGAGCCCGGTGATTACGATCACGATTGGGATTCGCAACACACCGGAGAGCTGGCGGGATTATCTGTATTGGAATATGGAGTTGGACGCCGACCCTGCCGAGACGTAG
- a CDS encoding Nitrite reductase (NAD(P)H) small subunit (MaGe:77308691): MKEFVTVAALADVPPGTVKTVAVEGIWIALSNVGGTLFAIDNTCPHAGGPLGEGPLKEGILECPWHGWKFDVRTGQRMNNPNFTVACCEVRVADGQIQIKLPEDMSAF, from the coding sequence ATGAAAGAATTCGTCACCGTCGCCGCGCTCGCCGACGTTCCACCGGGAACGGTCAAGACCGTGGCGGTTGAAGGTATTTGGATCGCACTCAGCAATGTGGGCGGCACGCTCTTCGCCATCGATAATACCTGTCCGCATGCGGGCGGGCCGCTAGGCGAAGGGCCACTGAAGGAGGGCATCCTTGAATGCCCCTGGCACGGATGGAAATTCGATGTCCGAACCGGCCAACGCATGAACAATCCGAACTTCACCGTCGCCTGCTGCGAGGTGCGCGTCGCCGACGGGCAGATTCAGATCAAACTCCCCGAAGATATGTCTGCCTTTTAA
- a CDS encoding hypothetical protein (Evidence 4 : Unknown function but conserved in other organisms; MaGe:77308692), whose protein sequence is MPATYFIRQPIILSYGIEFYTMSTDPSSSTAAPGSSSLVRTLHYAVVAVLVFGGLYYFVTKPPSLNPMADKQAAEALALVQTHQAIGAPTILQAMNEHVRSMKERGQGVRLGEWRVKQVEGDLYEIRVQLRDQSVNSQWFEREFIWHAHLGKKKVNAASVPADGVTPAPPDSDRPQTPAPPLPGAPPLPPA, encoded by the coding sequence ATGCCCGCGACGTATTTTATCCGTCAGCCGATCATTCTCTCGTATGGAATTGAGTTCTACACTATGAGCACCGATCCGTCTTCTTCGACTGCCGCGCCGGGATCTTCGTCCTTGGTGCGAACGCTCCACTATGCCGTAGTGGCGGTGCTGGTGTTTGGCGGACTCTACTATTTTGTCACGAAACCGCCCTCTCTCAATCCGATGGCGGACAAGCAGGCGGCTGAGGCGCTCGCGCTGGTGCAGACCCATCAGGCCATTGGAGCTCCGACAATTCTTCAAGCGATGAACGAACATGTTCGTTCGATGAAGGAGCGTGGGCAGGGGGTTCGACTCGGTGAGTGGCGCGTCAAGCAAGTGGAGGGAGATCTCTACGAGATTCGTGTGCAGCTGCGCGATCAGAGTGTGAATAGCCAATGGTTCGAGCGGGAGTTCATCTGGCACGCGCACTTGGGGAAGAAGAAGGTCAATGCCGCCTCGGTGCCTGCCGATGGCGTGACGCCCGCGCCGCCGGATTCCGATCGTCCGCAGACTCCTGCGCCGCCGCTGCCAGGCGCGCCGCCGCTGCCGCCTGCGTAG